In Constrictibacter sp. MBR-5, a single genomic region encodes these proteins:
- a CDS encoding TRAP transporter permease codes for MDQAPDRRTAPDAEPNLQDMVAAADTGARSPVGAPGRILAGVALAWSLFQLWIASPLPFMITFLPVLNDTETRSIHLAFAVFLAFTAYPALMRSPRDRVPAPDWVLGAIGAFCAAYLFLFYEELGRRSGLPTTLDLVTAGAGMLLLLEATRRTLGPPLMVVALVFLAYVFFGNHPILPEVVRWKGASFSKAMTHQWLSTEGVFGIALGVSTSFVFLFVLFGSLLDKAGAGNFFIKLAFALLGHLRGGPAKAAVLSSAMTGVISGSSIANVVTTGTFTIPLMKRVGFTAEKAGSVEVASSVNGQIMPPVMGAAAFLMVEYVGIPYVDVVKHAFLPAIISYIALLYLVHLEAMKNDMPVLPKSGPKKTLPMAVVTAGITISSIIILAGAVYYAITGVQAALGTVSTPILLALTAAVYVALVAFAARREDLELDDPDEPIVHLPRPLPVLATGLYYLLPIVVLVWFLMIERNSPGLSAFWAVCLLLVILLTQRPLKQLFRGEGRLGEALAAGFADTLSGLISGARNMVGIGIATATAGIIVGTVTLTGVGQVMAEFVELISAGNLLLMLIFTAIISLILGMGLPTTANYIVVSSLMAGVVVQLAAQGGLIVPLIAVHMFVFYFGIMADVTPPVGLASFAAAAISRGDPLKTGATAFFYSLRTVILPFLFIFNTDLLLIDVGWVGAIGVFVSATVAMLLFAAGTQGYFLARSRLWESAALLLVAFTLFRPGFWLDMVDPPFQRLEPTRLEEVVRAAPDGAELRLVVEGETVGGREVKRTVLLPLASAGPGGDVLMDRAGLAVVAEGSIVTVDDVGFGGPAETAGIDFDWRIVAIEMPVERPPKELFYIPGLLLLALVVFAQWRRRPAAHVARQLGVTA; via the coding sequence ATGGACCAGGCACCGGACCGGCGGACTGCACCGGATGCAGAGCCGAACCTGCAGGACATGGTCGCGGCGGCCGACACCGGCGCACGCTCGCCCGTCGGTGCCCCGGGAAGGATCCTCGCCGGCGTGGCGCTGGCGTGGTCGCTGTTCCAGCTGTGGATCGCCTCGCCGCTGCCGTTCATGATCACCTTCCTGCCGGTGCTGAACGACACCGAGACGCGTTCCATCCATCTCGCCTTCGCCGTCTTTCTCGCCTTCACGGCCTATCCGGCGCTGATGCGCTCGCCGCGCGACCGGGTGCCGGCGCCGGACTGGGTGCTGGGTGCGATCGGCGCCTTCTGTGCCGCCTACCTCTTCCTGTTCTACGAGGAACTCGGTCGCCGCTCGGGCCTGCCGACCACGCTGGACCTGGTGACCGCGGGGGCGGGAATGCTCCTGCTCCTCGAGGCGACCCGCCGGACGCTCGGCCCGCCGCTGATGGTGGTGGCGCTGGTTTTCCTCGCCTACGTCTTCTTCGGCAACCACCCCATCCTGCCCGAGGTGGTGCGCTGGAAGGGGGCCTCCTTCTCCAAGGCGATGACCCACCAGTGGCTGTCGACCGAGGGCGTCTTCGGCATCGCGTTGGGCGTGTCGACCAGCTTCGTGTTCCTGTTCGTCCTGTTCGGCTCGCTGCTCGACAAGGCGGGCGCCGGCAACTTCTTCATCAAGCTCGCCTTCGCGCTGCTGGGGCATCTGCGCGGCGGTCCGGCGAAGGCGGCCGTGCTGTCGTCCGCGATGACCGGCGTCATCTCCGGTTCGTCGATCGCCAACGTGGTCACGACCGGCACCTTCACGATTCCGCTGATGAAGCGCGTCGGCTTCACGGCCGAGAAGGCGGGGTCGGTGGAAGTGGCCTCGTCGGTGAACGGTCAGATCATGCCGCCGGTGATGGGTGCCGCCGCCTTCCTGATGGTCGAGTATGTCGGCATACCCTATGTCGACGTGGTCAAGCACGCCTTCCTGCCGGCGATCATTTCCTACATCGCTCTTCTCTACCTCGTGCACCTCGAGGCGATGAAGAACGACATGCCGGTGCTCCCGAAGTCCGGCCCGAAGAAGACATTGCCGATGGCGGTCGTGACGGCCGGCATCACGATCAGCAGCATCATCATCCTCGCCGGCGCGGTCTACTACGCCATTACGGGCGTGCAGGCGGCGCTGGGGACGGTGTCCACGCCGATCCTTCTCGCGCTGACGGCGGCCGTCTATGTGGCCCTGGTGGCCTTCGCGGCGCGGCGCGAGGATCTCGAACTCGACGATCCCGACGAACCGATCGTGCATCTGCCGCGGCCGCTGCCCGTCCTCGCGACCGGCCTCTATTACCTGCTGCCGATCGTCGTGCTCGTCTGGTTCCTCATGATCGAGCGCAACTCGCCCGGCCTGTCGGCCTTCTGGGCGGTATGCCTGCTGCTCGTCATCCTTCTGACCCAGCGGCCGCTGAAGCAGCTGTTCCGTGGCGAAGGCCGCCTGGGAGAGGCGCTGGCCGCCGGCTTCGCCGACACGCTGTCGGGGCTTATTTCCGGTGCGCGCAACATGGTCGGCATCGGCATCGCCACGGCGACGGCCGGAATCATCGTCGGCACCGTGACGCTGACCGGGGTCGGGCAGGTCATGGCGGAGTTCGTCGAGCTGATCTCCGCGGGCAACCTGCTGCTGATGCTGATCTTCACGGCGATCATCAGCCTGATCCTGGGCATGGGACTGCCGACGACGGCGAACTACATCGTCGTGTCGTCGCTGATGGCGGGCGTCGTCGTGCAACTCGCCGCGCAGGGCGGATTGATCGTGCCGCTGATCGCGGTGCACATGTTCGTCTTCTATTTCGGCATCATGGCCGACGTGACGCCGCCGGTGGGGCTGGCGTCCTTCGCGGCGGCGGCGATTTCGCGCGGCGACCCGCTGAAGACCGGCGCGACCGCGTTCTTCTACTCGCTCCGCACGGTGATCCTGCCGTTTCTATTCATCTTCAACACCGACCTGCTGCTGATCGACGTCGGCTGGGTCGGCGCCATCGGCGTCTTCGTCTCGGCCACGGTGGCGATGCTGCTGTTCGCTGCGGGGACGCAGGGCTACTTCCTGGCGCGCAGCCGGCTCTGGGAATCGGCGGCGCTGCTGCTGGTGGCGTTCACGCTGTTCAGGCCGGGCTTCTGGCTCGACATGGTCGACCCGCCGTTCCAGCGCCTGGAGCCGACGCGGCTCGAAGAGGTCGTCCGTGCCGCTCCAGACGGCGCCGAGCTGCGGCTCGTCGTGGAGGGGGAAACCGTCGGCGGCCGCGAGGTGAAGCGCACCGTGCTGCTGCCCCTGGCCTCGGCGGGGCCGGGCGGGGACGTGCTGATGGACCGCGCCGGCCTCGCCGTCGTGGCGGAGGGATCGATCGTGACCGTGGACGATGTCGGTTTTGGCGGTCCGGCGGAGACGGCGGGAATCGATTTCGACTGGCGCATCGTGGCGATCGAGATGCCCGTCGAACGACCGCCGAAGGAGCTGTTCTACATTCCGGGACTTCTGCTCCTGGCGCTGGTCGTGTTCGCCCAGTGGCGGCGGCGGCCCGCGGCGCACGTCGCCCGCCAGCTGGGGGTCACCGCCTGA
- a CDS encoding pentapeptide repeat-containing protein produces the protein MNAPRLLVAILLAGAAWHGNQPAVAADQKAVDALLASRQCGGCDLRGAMLRDRDLGGARLDKANLREAELKGTNLARASLRGADLRRASFERTNLQGADLSGAELRGSDLEKADLTGAKLGGADFREVDAEKGVFEGAVFDGADMRQAEMKRSNLRGASLAGVFAEELDAERSDLEGAILTKANLNRADLDRTNMRGVKAQGVNLSRANLKRADLAGADLRGARLGDADLRLARLPGADLTGADGLSQSQLDDACGDSATRLPGSLKLRACE, from the coding sequence ATGAACGCGCCACGCCTACTGGTCGCAATCCTCCTGGCCGGTGCCGCTTGGCACGGCAACCAGCCGGCGGTCGCCGCCGACCAGAAGGCGGTCGACGCGCTGCTCGCCTCGCGCCAGTGCGGCGGCTGCGACCTGCGCGGCGCGATGCTCCGCGACAGGGACCTCGGCGGTGCCAGGCTCGACAAGGCGAACCTGCGCGAGGCCGAGCTCAAGGGAACCAACCTCGCAAGAGCGAGCCTGCGCGGCGCCGACCTGCGCAGGGCGAGCTTCGAACGGACCAACCTGCAGGGTGCGGACCTTTCCGGTGCCGAGCTCCGCGGCAGCGACCTCGAGAAGGCGGATCTCACGGGCGCGAAGCTCGGCGGCGCCGACTTCCGGGAGGTCGATGCGGAGAAGGGCGTGTTCGAGGGGGCCGTCTTCGACGGGGCCGACATGCGCCAGGCGGAGATGAAGCGCTCGAACCTGCGCGGTGCCAGCCTGGCCGGCGTGTTCGCCGAGGAACTCGACGCCGAACGGTCGGACCTCGAAGGCGCGATCCTCACCAAGGCGAACCTCAACCGGGCCGACCTCGACCGCACCAACATGCGTGGCGTGAAGGCGCAGGGCGTCAATCTTTCGCGCGCCAACCTGAAGCGTGCTGACCTGGCCGGCGCAGACCTGCGCGGGGCGAGGCTGGGCGATGCCGACCTGCGGCTCGCCCGCCTGCCCGGGGCCGACCTGACGGGGGCCGACGGCCTGTCGCAGAGTCAGCTGGACGACGCCTGCGGCGACTCCGCCACCCGCCTGCCCGGCAGCCTGAAGCTGCGGGCCTGCGAGTAG